From Thiomicrospira sp. XS5, one genomic window encodes:
- a CDS encoding homoserine dehydrogenase — protein sequence MRKITILMIGLGRIGGKFYEQFSDMSSDQVEIIAISEPNFENPLVDDAEKKGIPNYPQFEEAIDRFGEGIDIIMDTSNRPELKQAIRQKLVDSGNQHSVVVPMVVDYLMWYLLPGAEAIPQSHHKNIGY from the coding sequence GTGAGAAAAATCACGATATTAATGATCGGTCTAGGCCGTATTGGTGGCAAGTTTTATGAGCAGTTCAGCGATATGAGTTCGGATCAAGTGGAAATCATCGCGATTAGCGAGCCGAATTTTGAAAACCCTTTGGTGGACGATGCAGAAAAGAAAGGGATTCCGAATTATCCGCAATTTGAAGAAGCCATTGACCGTTTTGGCGAGGGGATCGATATTATTATGGATACCTCGAATCGGCCGGAGCTGAAGCAAGCGATTCGTCAGAAGTTGGTGGATAGCGGCAATCAGCACAGTGTGGTTGTGCCGATGGTGGTGGATTACTTGATGTGGTATTTGTTACCGGGTGCGGAAGCCATTCCACAGTCGCATCATAAAAATATCGGTTACTGA
- a CDS encoding SPOR domain-containing protein, whose translation MAQTISELEKERAELLEAIESQAQQMSSSRQSRDPHSSEHTLNDWLNAAEEVMPSTPKRPTSSNNTKPPKPKSSKASFFGVVIMLSLLLTILGVVYIAYTSIHNELQKVLAVKEDSMREVTLLKESVAELQKSVATGGKSELFDQLQKRVASLESELAALKKQPLVAAETVESQTVTETVQSADTLAPNVVTTDILEQKLQEYTQGIDKKLEVILKHLHINPAEMEAGAQEQGAANVSIKEETVDEPSVAEPAQPKVKPLDQPVVRLVKKVEKPTEPTTEAPVKNYTADVKWLLEEPAFNYTLQLASMQERGSVEKMIREKGLDGAKIIPLERKGEAYYVLLTGSYASRTEADKAAKRYKQNFGISPWVRKIKDLSNKLD comes from the coding sequence ATGGCCCAAACCATCTCAGAATTGGAAAAAGAAAGAGCCGAGTTGCTGGAAGCAATTGAAAGCCAGGCTCAGCAAATGTCTTCATCGCGCCAAAGCCGCGATCCCCACAGCTCCGAACATACCTTGAACGATTGGCTCAATGCCGCAGAGGAAGTTATGCCCAGTACCCCGAAAAGACCGACATCATCCAATAACACCAAACCACCCAAACCAAAATCCAGTAAAGCCTCTTTCTTTGGCGTGGTGATTATGTTGTCACTGCTGCTGACGATTCTTGGTGTGGTATACATTGCCTACACCAGTATTCATAACGAATTGCAAAAAGTCTTGGCGGTCAAAGAAGATTCCATGCGGGAAGTCACCTTGTTGAAAGAGTCGGTGGCTGAGCTACAGAAATCGGTGGCCACCGGCGGTAAAAGCGAATTGTTCGATCAGCTCCAGAAACGTGTCGCATCCCTGGAAAGCGAGTTGGCGGCCTTGAAAAAGCAACCATTGGTTGCGGCGGAAACGGTTGAAAGCCAAACCGTCACCGAAACGGTTCAATCTGCCGATACTTTGGCACCGAATGTGGTGACCACCGATATTCTGGAACAGAAGCTGCAAGAGTACACGCAAGGCATTGATAAAAAGCTGGAAGTGATTCTGAAGCACTTGCATATTAATCCGGCCGAAATGGAAGCGGGAGCTCAGGAGCAGGGAGCCGCGAATGTGTCTATTAAGGAAGAAACCGTTGATGAACCGTCCGTCGCCGAACCGGCTCAACCGAAAGTGAAACCGCTGGATCAACCGGTGGTGCGTTTGGTGAAAAAGGTAGAAAAACCAACCGAACCGACCACCGAAGCTCCGGTGAAAAACTACACGGCTGACGTGAAATGGCTGTTGGAAGAGCCCGCTTTTAATTACACCTTGCAGTTGGCCAGTATGCAAGAGCGCGGCTCGGTTGAAAAAATGATTCGTGAAAAAGGTCTGGACGGGGCCAAAATCATTCCATTGGAACGAAAAGGCGAGGCCTATTACGTTTTGCTGACCGGCAGTTATGCCTCTCGTACGGAAGCGGATAAAGCCGCAAAACGTTACAAGCAAAACTTCGGCATTTCGCCTTGGGTACGTAAAATCAAAGACTTAAGCAACAAACTCGATTGA
- a CDS encoding YchJ family protein: MNKALCLCGSKKPYAACCEPFHLGAAFPASAEQLMRSRYSAYALQLKDYLLQTWDKTTRPGNFSFESGLQWRKLRIVKTKQGTEKDAKGMVVFRAEYELDGESGIEKGVMSEKSWFKRDADGHWVYVSGEVS, from the coding sequence ATGAATAAGGCGCTTTGTTTGTGTGGTTCAAAAAAACCGTATGCCGCTTGTTGTGAACCGTTTCATCTTGGGGCGGCTTTCCCGGCCTCCGCCGAGCAGTTAATGCGTTCACGTTACAGTGCTTATGCATTACAGCTGAAAGACTATTTATTGCAAACCTGGGATAAAACCACCAGGCCTGGTAATTTTTCATTCGAATCCGGCTTGCAATGGCGTAAGTTGCGCATTGTGAAAACCAAGCAGGGCACTGAAAAGGATGCAAAAGGCATGGTGGTGTTCCGGGCGGAATATGAGTTGGACGGTGAGTCCGGCATTGAGAAAGGCGTGATGTCTGAAAAAAGCTGGTTTAAGCGTGATGCGGATGGGCACTGGGTGTATGTCAGTGGCGAGGTTTCCTAA
- a CDS encoding MATE family efflux transporter, translating into MTNSPTSKTGRVSWLELKQLVRLSVPILLAQLALTGLGVVDTIMSGQVGTDDLAAIGLGSSLLLPVFMIATGVLLALTPIIARQKGREAWGDVTQFLHQAIWLSIPLGLFSLFVLMHLQWVLDWLTLPPAVYHLTDDYLFYIAFGLPGIALYQAFRFFWEGLGLTVPTMIISGLALVMNIPLNALFIYGWGPIEAYGAAGCGIASAIVMWTMLLMAVLYVLASRHTSHLVALRWRQFGLPSWQNGIRDLLALGVPNTLALLFEISLFSFIALFIAKLGAVVIAAHQVAISFTSMVFMIPLSASMAITVRTGLAYGQGSLQALKQTLTTGIGFSGLVSLLTASLTYGLAYQIASLYSPDAEVIALAASLLGLAALYQFFDAVQVACAGALRGLHSTRIIMVVTFVSYWLIGLGLGYALAFGDWFWAPQGVVGFWIGILLGLTLAAILLSLNLRQRIRYLVTTGELQ; encoded by the coding sequence ATGACAAATAGTCCCACTTCGAAAACCGGTAGGGTCTCTTGGTTGGAATTGAAACAGCTGGTGCGCTTGTCTGTGCCAATTTTATTGGCGCAACTGGCCTTAACCGGGCTGGGCGTGGTGGACACGATTATGTCCGGCCAAGTGGGCACCGACGATTTAGCGGCCATCGGCTTGGGTTCCAGCTTGTTACTGCCGGTGTTTATGATCGCGACCGGTGTGCTGTTGGCATTGACGCCCATTATTGCTCGCCAAAAAGGCCGCGAAGCCTGGGGCGATGTGACGCAGTTTCTGCATCAGGCAATTTGGCTATCCATTCCATTAGGGCTGTTTTCGTTATTTGTTTTAATGCACCTGCAATGGGTGCTGGATTGGTTGACACTACCACCAGCGGTTTACCATTTGACCGATGATTACCTGTTTTACATAGCTTTTGGGTTGCCGGGAATCGCACTGTATCAAGCGTTTCGGTTTTTCTGGGAAGGGCTCGGGTTGACCGTTCCAACCATGATTATCAGCGGCTTGGCCTTGGTGATGAATATTCCGTTGAATGCGCTATTTATTTATGGCTGGGGTCCAATCGAAGCTTATGGCGCCGCGGGGTGCGGCATCGCTTCCGCCATTGTGATGTGGACGATGTTATTGATGGCGGTGCTGTATGTATTGGCATCGCGTCATACCTCGCATTTGGTCGCATTGCGTTGGCGGCAGTTTGGCTTACCAAGCTGGCAAAATGGGATTCGAGATTTGCTGGCGCTGGGTGTCCCCAATACGTTGGCGTTATTATTTGAAATCAGCCTGTTCAGTTTCATTGCGTTGTTTATTGCTAAATTAGGCGCGGTGGTCATTGCGGCGCACCAGGTCGCCATCAGTTTCACGTCCATGGTGTTTATGATTCCGTTGAGCGCCTCCATGGCGATTACGGTCCGTACCGGCTTGGCGTATGGGCAGGGAAGTTTACAAGCCTTAAAGCAAACGTTGACGACCGGAATCGGGTTTTCAGGCCTGGTCAGTTTGCTGACGGCGAGTTTGACCTATGGGTTGGCGTATCAAATTGCATCGCTGTATTCGCCGGACGCAGAAGTCATCGCTTTGGCGGCCAGCCTGTTGGGGTTGGCGGCGTTATATCAATTTTTCGATGCGGTTCAAGTGGCGTGCGCCGGGGCGCTGCGCGGTTTACACAGCACGCGCATTATTATGGTGGTGACTTTTGTCAGTTATTGGTTAATCGGGCTTGGATTGGGTTATGCATTGGCCTTTGGCGATTGGTTTTGGGCCCCGCAAGGCGTTGTGGGGTTTTGGATCGGTATTTTGCTGGGATTGACGCTGGCGGCGATTCTCTTGTCGCTTAACTTGCGTCAACGGATTCGTTATTTGGTGACAACAGGGGAATTACAATGA
- a CDS encoding NUDIX domain-containing protein, whose protein sequence is MADDKRIELKEKQRGYDGFFKIDRLTFRHTLFQGGWTPWIDRELFGRGQAVVVLLYDLVSEKVVLVEQCRAGALTHASEQNAQAWLIEPVAGMIDEGETKLDACAREAYEEAGVTNAAFEFICEFYPSPGGSDEILHLYAAEVDSTVLPDHAGQAHEVEDIRLLKMDFETAKAKLGQAEFNVASTIIALQWLFFQKLQTLQMP, encoded by the coding sequence ATGGCCGACGATAAACGCATTGAGCTGAAAGAAAAACAACGTGGCTACGACGGTTTTTTCAAGATTGACCGTCTGACTTTCCGCCATACCTTGTTTCAAGGTGGCTGGACGCCTTGGATTGATCGGGAATTGTTTGGTCGTGGCCAGGCGGTGGTGGTTTTGTTGTACGACTTGGTGTCGGAGAAAGTGGTGTTGGTTGAACAGTGCCGGGCCGGAGCCTTAACGCATGCTAGTGAGCAAAACGCCCAGGCCTGGTTGATTGAACCGGTCGCGGGTATGATCGATGAAGGCGAAACCAAGTTGGACGCTTGTGCACGGGAAGCGTATGAAGAAGCCGGTGTGACGAACGCGGCCTTTGAATTCATCTGCGAATTTTATCCCAGCCCCGGTGGCAGCGATGAAATACTGCATTTGTACGCGGCGGAAGTCGATTCGACGGTTTTGCCAGATCATGCGGGCCAAGCCCATGAAGTGGAAGACATCCGTTTGTTGAAAATGGATTTTGAGACGGCGAAAGCCAAGCTCGGGCAGGCCGAATTCAATGTCGCCAGTACCATTATTGCTTTACAATGGTTGTTTTTTCAAAAGCTCCAAACGCTCCAAATGCCTTGA
- the alr gene encoding alanine racemase translates to MTAYRPIQARIHLNALRNNLNVVKRFAPKAKVLAIIKSNGYGHGAERVARELAEADGYGVASIDEAIFLRQKGFLHPIVILEGLFSEAELELAIQHRLEFAVHNWEQLNWLKTSHVTTPLTIWLKLDTGMHRLGFDESDMERVLAAIKRLPMSVHLNLMSHFASADTSDDFTQKQLSIFNRVAQTLNCPRSLANSAGVQRYPQSHFEWVRPGIMLYGACATDETVPGLQSAMTLASEITSLKWIEAGETVGYGQTWRAERRSLIAVVAAGYGDGYPRCAPAGTPVLIHGQRLPMAGRVSMDMLTVDVTEIADQVALGDEAILWGQGLPVDVIAQACGTIGYELLCDVTQRVPRVEVKN, encoded by the coding sequence ATGACCGCGTATCGTCCGATTCAAGCTCGTATCCATTTAAACGCTCTTCGTAATAATCTGAATGTTGTGAAACGCTTTGCGCCCAAAGCGAAAGTACTGGCGATTATTAAGTCCAACGGCTACGGTCACGGCGCCGAACGGGTGGCACGGGAATTAGCTGAAGCCGACGGCTATGGCGTGGCTTCCATTGACGAAGCGATTTTTTTGCGCCAAAAAGGGTTTTTGCATCCGATTGTGATTTTGGAAGGCTTGTTTTCCGAAGCGGAATTGGAGTTGGCGATTCAGCACCGGCTGGAATTCGCCGTGCATAACTGGGAACAATTGAATTGGCTGAAAACGAGCCATGTAACGACGCCGCTGACGATCTGGCTGAAATTGGACACCGGCATGCATCGTCTGGGCTTTGATGAAAGTGATATGGAACGAGTGCTAGCGGCCATCAAACGTTTGCCCATGTCGGTGCATTTGAACTTAATGTCCCATTTCGCCTCCGCGGATACGTCCGACGACTTTACCCAGAAGCAATTGAGTATTTTCAATCGCGTGGCCCAAACACTGAATTGTCCGAGAAGCCTGGCCAATTCAGCCGGTGTGCAGCGCTATCCGCAAAGTCATTTTGAATGGGTGCGTCCGGGCATTATGCTGTACGGTGCTTGCGCCACCGACGAAACGGTCCCCGGCTTGCAATCGGCCATGACCTTGGCATCGGAAATCACCAGTTTGAAATGGATTGAAGCGGGTGAAACCGTCGGATACGGTCAAACCTGGCGGGCGGAACGCCGGAGTTTGATCGCCGTGGTCGCCGCCGGTTATGGCGATGGTTACCCGCGCTGTGCGCCAGCGGGAACACCGGTGCTGATTCATGGACAGCGTTTGCCGATGGCGGGACGGGTGTCGATGGATATGTTAACGGTGGATGTGACCGAAATCGCCGACCAGGTTGCGTTGGGTGATGAAGCGATCCTTTGGGGACAAGGTTTACCGGTGGACGTTATTGCGCAAGCGTGTGGCACCATTGGGTACGAATTGTTGTGTGATGTCACCCAGCGAGTGCCGAGAGTTGAGGTGAAGAATTGA
- the dnaB gene encoding replicative DNA helicase has product MTQEALFKTPPHSIESEQSVIGGLMLDNEKFSDISVVLKAEDFYTHQHQLIYMAITQLSERNKPFDLVTVIEMLESTGKLEDVGDKQYLIDLVSNTPGSVNIEFYAETVREKSILRSLIAVSNEISEASYFPQGKDIREVLDLAESRVMGIAEHGSGKQREYETMESLLSRAVSTIDERFNSDGSITGLATKLSEFDEVTSGLQNGDLIIVAGRPSMGKTTFSMNLAENIAMQSNPVAVFSMEMPGEQLVLRMISSIGKIDAERIRTGKLQQEDWPSLNKAVSMLSQTQFFIDDTPALMITDLRARARRIDKDIRDAQFKKAVEEGVENPEEKMTGLGLIVIDYLQLMRGSTNTDNRVNEISEISRGLKAIAKELNVPVIALSQLSRNLEQRPDKRPKMADLRESGAIEQDADLIIFIYRDEVYNPDTDDKGTAEIILGKHRNGALANIRLTFMGQYTKFENYAGFDVPDDPY; this is encoded by the coding sequence ATGACTCAAGAAGCTCTATTTAAAACTCCGCCGCACTCGATTGAATCCGAACAGTCTGTTATCGGTGGGCTGATGTTGGATAATGAAAAGTTTTCCGATATTTCGGTGGTGCTGAAAGCGGAGGATTTCTATACCCATCAACACCAGCTGATTTACATGGCCATCACCCAGCTCAGCGAACGCAATAAACCGTTCGACCTGGTTACGGTCATTGAAATGCTGGAATCCACCGGAAAGTTGGAAGACGTCGGCGATAAGCAGTACTTGATCGACTTGGTGTCCAATACGCCGGGGTCGGTGAATATTGAGTTCTACGCCGAAACCGTTCGCGAAAAATCCATCTTGCGCTCGTTGATTGCGGTTTCCAATGAAATTTCCGAAGCGAGTTATTTCCCGCAGGGCAAAGACATTCGCGAAGTACTCGACTTGGCCGAATCCCGGGTGATGGGCATTGCCGAACACGGTTCTGGCAAACAGCGTGAATATGAAACCATGGAAAGTTTGTTGAGCCGTGCGGTTAGCACGATTGACGAGCGTTTCAATTCCGACGGTTCCATTACCGGCCTGGCGACGAAGTTGTCGGAATTCGATGAGGTGACGTCCGGCTTGCAGAATGGTGATTTGATTATTGTGGCGGGCCGTCCATCGATGGGGAAAACCACCTTTTCGATGAACCTGGCAGAAAATATCGCCATGCAAAGTAATCCGGTGGCGGTGTTCAGTATGGAGATGCCGGGGGAACAACTGGTGTTGAGAATGATCAGTTCCATCGGCAAAATCGATGCCGAGCGTATTCGAACCGGTAAGCTGCAACAGGAAGATTGGCCGAGCTTGAATAAAGCGGTCAGTATGTTGTCGCAAACTCAATTCTTCATTGACGATACACCGGCCCTGATGATTACGGATTTGCGTGCCAGAGCCCGTCGAATTGATAAAGATATTCGTGATGCCCAGTTTAAAAAAGCCGTCGAAGAGGGAGTGGAAAATCCGGAAGAAAAAATGACCGGTTTGGGCTTGATTGTGATCGATTACCTACAGTTGATGCGCGGTTCCACCAATACCGACAACCGAGTCAATGAAATCTCGGAAATTTCCCGTGGCTTAAAGGCCATCGCTAAGGAATTAAATGTGCCGGTGATTGCGTTGTCCCAGTTGAGTCGTAACCTGGAGCAACGCCCGGACAAGCGCCCTAAAATGGCGGACTTGCGTGAATCTGGGGCGATTGAGCAGGATGCGGATTTGATTATTTTCATCTATCGTGACGAAGTCTATAATCCCGATACCGATGACAAAGGCACGGCGGAAATCATTCTCGGTAAACACCGTAACGGGGCTCTGGCGAACATTCGTTTGACCTTTATGGGGCAATACACCAAATTCGAAAACTACGCCGGGTTTGATGTGCCCGACGATCCTTATTAA
- the rplI gene encoding 50S ribosomal protein L9, which produces MNVILLEKVQNLGSLGDQVTVKSGFARNFLIPQGKAKPATKENIAEFEARRAELEKQAAEALAAAQAVYEKMNGVVVTIESVAGDEGKLFGSIGTADIADALSNAGFEVERKNVRMPEGAIRFVGTFEFDVELHSDVVASITVDVKPTEQ; this is translated from the coding sequence ATGAATGTTATTTTACTTGAAAAAGTACAGAACCTAGGGTCCTTGGGCGATCAGGTTACTGTTAAATCAGGTTTTGCACGTAATTTCTTGATTCCACAAGGAAAAGCCAAGCCAGCGACCAAAGAAAACATCGCTGAGTTTGAAGCGCGTCGTGCTGAGTTGGAAAAACAAGCGGCCGAAGCATTGGCAGCGGCTCAAGCGGTTTATGAAAAAATGAACGGCGTGGTTGTCACGATCGAATCCGTTGCCGGTGACGAAGGGAAACTGTTCGGTTCCATCGGTACGGCGGACATTGCAGACGCTTTGTCAAATGCCGGTTTTGAAGTCGAGCGTAAAAACGTTCGCATGCCAGAAGGGGCGATCCGTTTCGTTGGTACATTTGAATTCGACGTTGAGTTGCACTCTGATGTCGTTGCATCCATCACTGTGGATGTGAAACCAACAGAGCAATAA